Proteins from one Flavobacterium branchiarum genomic window:
- a CDS encoding Lrp/AsnC family transcriptional regulator — protein sequence MSKFRLDEVDHQILDMLIDNTRVPFTDIAKKLLISAGTVHVRVKKMEDAGIIMGSSLALDYDKLGYSFIAYVGVFLNNTSQTKFVLERINQIPFVTVASVTTGKFNIFCKIRAKDTKHAKEVIFMIDDIEGVYRTETMISLEESINDKKRLMHTIFKNM from the coding sequence ATGAGTAAATTTCGTTTGGATGAAGTAGATCACCAGATATTAGACATGTTGATAGACAACACAAGAGTACCGTTTACTGACATTGCAAAAAAATTATTGATATCTGCAGGAACAGTGCATGTGAGAGTGAAAAAAATGGAAGATGCCGGAATTATAATGGGATCTTCGTTGGCATTGGATTATGATAAATTAGGGTATTCATTTATAGCTTATGTGGGTGTTTTCCTTAATAATACATCTCAAACTAAATTCGTTTTAGAGCGTATCAATCAAATTCCTTTCGTAACTGTTGCTTCTGTGACTACAGGTAAATTCAATATTTTCTGTAAAATTAGAGCAAAAGATACTAAACATGCGAAAGAAGTTATTTTTATGATTGACGATATCGAAGGAGTTTATAGAACTGAAACTATGATTTCGTTAGAAGAAAGTATTAATGATAAAAAGCGTTTGATGCATACTATTTTTAAAAATATGTAA
- a CDS encoding M14 family metallopeptidase, which translates to MNLEELFSLHKEQSIEGRYLTLDAITPLLNKLNTNNQVEVIGKSVLGEPIYSYKIGTGETRIYLWSQMHGNESTTTKALFDFINVLNSGSDFAIKLLETFTFYSIPMLNPDGAKLYTRENANKVDLNRDSQELTQPESKVLRAVFEEFKPHYCYNLHDQRTIFGAGDTGKSATVSFLAPSYNDAREINESRAKAIDLIVAMNDVLQQYIPGQVGRFDDSFNINCIGDTFQYLGVPTVLFEAGHFPNDYEREITRKYIFFALISGFKALSENDIVVNGINKYLNISQNKVVFYDFMYKNIKINYDGIEIITNFAAQYKEELIENKICFTAYVVEVGELENYYGHFEYDAKGAEYTDDFGNFPKTSQKADFYLNKNIKFVNGLIKT; encoded by the coding sequence ATGAATTTAGAAGAATTATTTAGCTTACATAAAGAACAAAGTATAGAAGGAAGGTATCTTACATTAGATGCAATAACTCCTTTATTGAATAAATTAAACACGAATAATCAGGTTGAGGTTATTGGCAAATCTGTTTTGGGAGAACCTATATATAGTTATAAAATAGGTACGGGTGAAACCCGAATTTACCTTTGGTCGCAAATGCATGGAAATGAAAGTACAACTACAAAAGCTCTATTTGATTTTATTAATGTGTTGAATAGTGGTTCTGATTTTGCAATCAAGTTGTTAGAAACGTTTACATTTTATAGTATTCCGATGTTGAATCCTGATGGAGCGAAATTATATACTCGTGAAAATGCTAACAAAGTTGATCTTAATCGTGATTCTCAAGAGTTAACACAGCCAGAAAGTAAGGTGTTGAGAGCAGTTTTTGAGGAGTTTAAGCCTCATTATTGTTATAATTTACACGATCAGCGTACAATTTTCGGAGCTGGAGATACAGGGAAATCGGCGACAGTATCGTTTTTAGCGCCATCTTATAATGATGCAAGGGAGATAAATGAGTCTCGTGCAAAGGCTATAGATTTAATTGTAGCTATGAATGATGTTTTGCAACAATATATTCCAGGTCAGGTAGGTCGTTTTGATGATTCTTTTAATATTAACTGTATAGGAGATACGTTTCAATATCTCGGAGTGCCTACAGTTTTGTTTGAGGCGGGTCATTTTCCTAATGATTATGAAAGAGAAATCACAAGAAAATATATCTTTTTCGCCCTAATTTCAGGGTTTAAAGCATTAAGCGAAAACGATATAGTTGTCAATGGAATTAATAAATATTTGAATATTTCTCAAAATAAAGTCGTTTTTTATGATTTTATGTATAAAAACATCAAAATAAATTATGATGGTATTGAAATAATCACGAATTTTGCTGCACAATACAAAGAAGAATTGATTGAAAATAAAATTTGTTTCACTGCTTATGTTGTTGAAGTTGGTGAATTAGAGAATTATTATGGTCATTTTGAGTACGATGCCAAAGGAGCAGAATATACAGATGATTTTGGTAATTTTCCGAAAACAAGTCAGAAAGCAGATTTTTATTTAAATAAAAACATAAAATTTGTTAATGGACTGATAAAAACATAG
- a CDS encoding helix-turn-helix domain-containing protein, producing the protein MVNIEDFIKRLETILEYYGLSASSFADKIGVQRSSMSHLLSGRNKPSLDFVLKIIEVFPDIDLYWVLNGKGSFPKNENDEVVINSIPQEIEQPVAPIFPNNNFIPEDLFLEIEKPNEKNEKKIIEENAPEIKNTISNTSSGEIEKIVLFYKNGTFKAYTP; encoded by the coding sequence ATGGTAAACATCGAGGATTTTATAAAAAGATTGGAAACCATATTAGAATATTATGGCTTAAGCGCGTCTTCATTTGCAGATAAAATTGGAGTACAACGCTCTAGTATGTCTCACCTACTTTCTGGCAGAAACAAACCTAGCTTAGATTTTGTATTAAAAATTATTGAGGTTTTTCCCGATATAGATTTGTATTGGGTTTTAAACGGAAAAGGATCATTCCCTAAAAATGAAAACGATGAAGTTGTTATAAATTCCATTCCACAAGAAATTGAGCAACCCGTTGCTCCCATTTTTCCAAATAACAATTTCATCCCTGAAGATTTATTTTTAGAGATAGAAAAACCGAATGAGAAAAATGAGAAAAAAATAATTGAAGAAAATGCTCCCGAAATAAAAAACACAATTTCCAATACTTCTTCTGGAGAAATAGAGAAAATTGTGCTCTTTTATAAAAACGGAACTTTTAAGGCTTACACCCCTTAA
- a CDS encoding 1-acyl-sn-glycerol-3-phosphate acyltransferase, whose protein sequence is MKKQLYKFIFFKLMGWKIVGIENAEVKKCVLMVMPHTSNHDFYLGIFTRGISGLEMNWVGKKELFKFPFGYYFRSVGGEPLDRSGGLNKVDSIAAIFERKETFRLAVAPEGTRKKVSEIRTGFYYIALKANVPIVPVAFDWGKKEVNLGKPFYPTGNYDADIEILKQHYKGVVGKIPANGFQL, encoded by the coding sequence ATGAAGAAACAATTATATAAATTCATCTTTTTTAAACTCATGGGATGGAAAATTGTGGGGATTGAAAATGCAGAGGTAAAAAAATGCGTGTTGATGGTAATGCCTCATACAAGTAATCATGATTTTTATTTAGGAATTTTCACTCGAGGTATTTCTGGATTAGAAATGAATTGGGTAGGAAAGAAAGAATTATTTAAATTCCCTTTTGGGTATTATTTTAGAAGTGTAGGAGGAGAACCGCTAGATCGATCAGGAGGGTTGAATAAAGTAGATTCGATTGCGGCTATTTTTGAAAGAAAGGAAACTTTCCGTTTGGCAGTTGCTCCAGAGGGAACTCGTAAAAAAGTTTCAGAAATTAGAACTGGGTTTTATTACATCGCTTTAAAAGCAAATGTGCCAATTGTCCCAGTAGCTTTTGATTGGGGTAAAAAAGAAGTTAATCTAGGAAAGCCATTTTATCCAACAGGAAATTATGATGCTGACATAGAAATTTTAAAACAACACTACAAAGGGGTCGTGGGTAAAATTCCAGCTAACGGATTTCAGTTGTAG
- a CDS encoding spermidine synthase: MIKKIFSYIVPIKIFEKKSTRSKAIEVTWANGELVLDSENTNYSYGSLQRILRYGLKNIGFEKIRSMKEILLLGVAGGSVIKTLVDEIKYEGKITGVEIDPDILEIANKYFNLNKIKQLEIIIDDAFEFVLKTNKKYDLIIIDVFEDTTMPNFLFESFFSNRICDLLQKNGFVLFNTMILNETHNIRNQKYISEINNHHAAKMLPRIEEHNELIIIEKLA; this comes from the coding sequence ATGATTAAGAAAATATTCAGCTACATTGTTCCTATAAAAATATTTGAAAAAAAATCCACTCGTAGCAAAGCCATTGAAGTTACCTGGGCAAACGGCGAATTAGTTTTAGATTCCGAAAATACCAATTACTCTTACGGAAGTTTACAACGCATCTTGAGATACGGTTTAAAAAATATTGGCTTCGAAAAAATCCGCTCAATGAAAGAAATCTTACTTCTTGGTGTAGCTGGAGGAAGTGTTATCAAAACACTTGTTGATGAGATAAAATATGAAGGAAAAATAACTGGAGTCGAAATTGATCCCGATATCCTTGAAATCGCTAATAAATATTTCAACCTTAATAAAATTAAGCAACTCGAAATTATCATTGATGATGCATTTGAATTTGTTTTAAAAACTAATAAAAAATACGATCTTATAATAATCGATGTTTTTGAAGACACCACAATGCCTAATTTTTTATTTGAAAGCTTCTTTAGTAATAGAATTTGTGATCTTTTACAAAAAAATGGTTTTGTCCTTTTTAATACTATGATTTTAAACGAAACCCATAATATCAGAAATCAAAAATACATTTCGGAGATAAATAACCATCATGCTGCTAAAATGCTACCACGCATTGAAGAACATAATGAATTAATTATCATCGAAAAATTAGCCTAG
- a CDS encoding peptidoglycan DD-metalloendopeptidase family protein: MPSLETVLKSLPPVKVIDATIDYSQYIPFDLSISNQELAKYKTQTAREFEFYIETLLAQAKAKVAFGGYLEQRNIYKRSENFNNSTTAERNIHIGLDLWVKTGTPVLAAFNGTVHSFKNNNSLGDYGPTIILKHTIENQNFYTLYGHLSLESIADLKVGDVFLKEQILGTLGKPGVNGDYAPHLHFQIIKNIGDNFGDYPGVCSKIDLDYYTNNCPNPNLVLKIT, from the coding sequence ATGCCTTCTTTAGAAACTGTTTTAAAAAGCTTACCTCCAGTAAAAGTAATCGACGCAACAATTGATTACTCACAATACATACCTTTTGACTTATCAATCTCTAATCAGGAATTAGCGAAGTACAAAACTCAAACTGCTCGTGAATTTGAATTTTATATCGAAACCTTATTAGCTCAAGCCAAAGCTAAAGTAGCTTTTGGTGGTTACCTAGAACAGCGAAACATTTACAAACGAAGTGAAAATTTCAATAATTCTACAACAGCTGAGCGTAACATTCATATTGGTCTCGATTTATGGGTTAAAACAGGAACTCCTGTATTGGCAGCGTTTAACGGAACGGTTCATAGTTTTAAAAACAATAACAGTTTGGGCGATTATGGCCCTACAATTATTTTAAAACATACTATCGAAAATCAAAATTTCTATACTTTATATGGGCATCTGTCGTTAGAAAGTATAGCTGACCTTAAAGTTGGAGATGTTTTTTTAAAAGAACAAATTTTGGGCACTTTAGGAAAACCAGGTGTAAATGGAGATTATGCTCCACACTTACATTTTCAGATTATAAAAAATATTGGAGACAATTTTGGCGATTATCCTGGTGTTTGTAGCAAAATCGATTTAGATTATTATACAAACAATTGCCCGAATCCCAATTTAGTATTAAAAATAACATAA
- a CDS encoding nuclear transport factor 2 family protein, with amino-acid sequence MNANESTISKFYTAFANADAVKMSECYHPKIQFRDPAFGLLIEDQVFKMWEMLLKKSKGNIKIEFSDIKADDFVGSASWIATYNFSKTNRNVVNHVFAEFQFQDGLIIKHTDTFDVWKWSKQAFGITGYLLGWTGFFQKKIQQQALLSLQKYQSKQ; translated from the coding sequence ATGAATGCAAATGAATCCACTATTAGTAAATTTTACACTGCTTTCGCCAATGCAGATGCAGTTAAAATGAGCGAATGTTACCATCCAAAAATACAATTTCGTGACCCTGCTTTTGGCCTACTTATAGAAGATCAAGTTTTTAAAATGTGGGAAATGCTTCTTAAAAAAAGCAAAGGGAATATAAAAATAGAATTCTCTGATATAAAAGCAGATGATTTTGTAGGTTCTGCCTCTTGGATTGCGACTTACAATTTCAGCAAAACAAATAGAAATGTTGTAAATCATGTTTTTGCGGAATTTCAATTTCAAGATGGACTAATCATAAAGCACACCGATACTTTTGATGTTTGGAAATGGTCTAAGCAAGCATTTGGCATCACTGGCTACCTATTAGGATGGACAGGTTTTTTTCAGAAAAAAATACAACAACAGGCTTTGTTATCGCTTCAGAAATATCAAAGCAAACAATAA
- a CDS encoding DinB family protein, whose product MSHCETLRALFNRDLNKLKLEIESYKNEAKIWSIDEQILNSAGNLCLHLIGNLNTYIGATLGNSGYIRYRELEFSLKNIPKAELITKIEETILTVDFAISNLSEDQLEHEFPIVVFEGKDSTGFILTHLTTHLAYHLGQINYHRRLLDS is encoded by the coding sequence ATGTCACATTGCGAGACATTGAGAGCGCTTTTTAATCGTGATCTTAATAAATTAAAGCTCGAAATCGAATCCTATAAAAATGAAGCTAAAATTTGGTCTATAGACGAACAAATTTTAAATTCAGCTGGAAACCTGTGTTTGCACTTAATTGGCAATTTAAACACCTATATAGGCGCCACATTGGGTAATTCTGGCTATATAAGATATCGAGAATTAGAATTTTCGTTAAAAAACATTCCAAAAGCCGAATTAATCACAAAAATTGAAGAAACTATCCTTACTGTTGATTTTGCTATAAGTAATTTATCCGAAGATCAACTGGAGCATGAATTCCCAATTGTTGTTTTTGAAGGTAAAGATTCTACAGGATTTATTTTAACGCATCTCACCACTCACCTTGCCTATCATCTAGGACAAATAAACTATCATAGAAGGTTATTGGATTCTTAG
- a CDS encoding aminotransferase class V-fold PLP-dependent enzyme, which yields MNIKNNTTALEAYFQDFRKNIIGIDQEFTSPYGKKQIIYTDWTASGRLYRPIEEKIINQFGPFVANTHTETTVSGTAMTKAYHHARNIIKRHVNANQDDILITDGTGMTGVVNKFQRILGLKIPENLKDFTTIPADKKPVVFISHMEHHSNQTSWLETIADVEIIPACEKGLFSLEKLEILLDKYKDRAYKIASITSCSNVTGIKTPYYEAAKLMHQHNGVCFVDFACSGPYVQINMHPEDPEAYLDAIFFSPHKFLGGPGTSGVLIFNKKLYKNMIPDCPGGGTVSWTNPWGEHKYIDNIEDREDGGTPGFLQVIKTALAIELKEQMGVENMLQREHEIVDFVFNELNDIPNIKILAAQHQDRLGVVSFFIEDLHFNLGVKILNDRFGIQTRGGCSCAGTYGHFLLHVDQETSSKLIDQITIGDLISKPGWIRMSIHPTTTSEEIAFVCNSIKELAENHKTWAQDYEYNKETNEFIHENVTSFEDELVAGWFAS from the coding sequence ATGAATATCAAAAACAATACCACGGCTTTAGAAGCTTATTTCCAAGATTTTCGAAAAAATATTATTGGAATCGATCAGGAATTTACCTCTCCTTATGGTAAAAAACAGATAATTTATACCGACTGGACTGCTAGCGGACGCTTGTATAGACCAATTGAAGAGAAAATTATAAACCAATTTGGACCTTTTGTCGCAAATACGCACACAGAAACAACTGTGTCAGGTACTGCCATGACAAAAGCGTACCATCATGCCAGAAATATCATTAAGCGTCATGTAAATGCCAATCAAGATGATATTTTAATTACTGATGGGACTGGAATGACGGGTGTTGTGAATAAATTTCAACGTATTTTAGGACTTAAAATTCCTGAAAATCTAAAAGATTTCACGACAATTCCAGCAGATAAAAAGCCTGTAGTTTTTATATCGCATATGGAGCACCACTCAAATCAAACGAGTTGGTTGGAAACTATTGCTGATGTTGAAATTATTCCAGCTTGCGAAAAAGGACTTTTTAGTCTTGAAAAATTAGAAATCTTATTAGATAAATATAAAGACAGAGCTTATAAAATAGCTTCTATTACATCTTGTTCAAATGTTACAGGCATAAAAACACCTTATTATGAAGCTGCAAAATTAATGCACCAACATAATGGAGTTTGTTTTGTTGATTTTGCTTGCTCAGGGCCTTATGTGCAAATAAACATGCATCCAGAAGATCCAGAGGCTTATTTGGACGCTATTTTCTTCTCTCCACATAAATTTTTAGGAGGCCCAGGAACTTCGGGCGTTTTAATTTTTAATAAAAAATTATACAAGAATATGATTCCAGATTGTCCTGGAGGAGGAACCGTAAGTTGGACGAATCCTTGGGGAGAGCATAAATATATCGATAATATTGAAGATCGTGAAGATGGAGGAACCCCAGGTTTTTTACAAGTTATAAAAACGGCTTTAGCAATCGAGTTAAAAGAGCAAATGGGAGTAGAGAACATGTTGCAACGCGAACATGAAATTGTTGATTTTGTTTTTAATGAATTGAACGATATTCCGAATATTAAAATCTTAGCAGCACAACATCAGGATCGTTTAGGAGTTGTTTCGTTTTTTATCGAAGATTTACATTTTAATCTAGGTGTGAAAATATTAAACGATAGATTTGGAATTCAAACTAGAGGGGGGTGTAGTTGTGCAGGAACATACGGGCACTTTTTACTGCATGTTGACCAAGAAACATCTAGTAAATTGATTGACCAAATCACTATTGGAGATTTAATAAGCAAACCGGGATGGATAAGAATGTCAATACACCCAACAACAACTAGCGAAGAAATTGCTTTTGTGTGTAATAGTATTAAAGAGTTAGCCGAAAACCATAAAACATGGGCTCAGGATTATGAGTACAACAAAGAAACTAACGAATTTATTCATGAAAATGTAACTTCATTCGAAGATGAATTAGTCGCAGGCTGGTTTGCTTCATAA
- the msrA gene encoding peptide-methionine (S)-S-oxide reductase MsrA encodes MKNLSIATFGGGCFWCIEAVIQRLKGIVSIKSGYADGHIKNPAYREVCTGRTGHAEVVQVTFDPEIISYHDLIAIFMTSHDPTTLNQQGADKGTQYRSIILYHNDEQKAITEQVIEAVKPLYADPIVTELKPFEVFYEAEEDHQNYYNNNQEAGYCRMVIDPKVQKLRKMYADKLA; translated from the coding sequence ATGAAAAACTTATCTATAGCAACTTTTGGAGGAGGCTGTTTCTGGTGTATTGAAGCAGTAATTCAACGTTTAAAAGGCATTGTATCAATAAAATCTGGCTATGCCGATGGTCATATAAAAAACCCTGCTTACCGTGAGGTTTGTACCGGAAGAACGGGACATGCCGAAGTCGTTCAGGTAACTTTTGACCCTGAAATCATTTCTTACCATGATTTAATCGCTATTTTTATGACAAGTCATGATCCTACGACTTTAAATCAACAAGGAGCTGACAAAGGGACACAATATCGCTCTATCATTTTATATCATAATGACGAGCAAAAAGCAATCACAGAACAAGTAATAGAAGCTGTAAAACCTCTCTATGCTGATCCAATCGTAACCGAATTAAAACCTTTTGAAGTGTTTTATGAAGCCGAAGAAGATCATCAAAATTATTACAACAATAATCAGGAAGCGGGTTATTGCCGAATGGTAATTGATCCTAAAGTGCAAAAACTAAGAAAAATGTATGCCGATAAACTCGCATAA
- a CDS encoding protein adenylyltransferase SelO encodes MKKLNIHNRFTAELPEDPLNTNETRQVLNTCFSYVNPRIPSEPKLIHASEAVAELIGLLPGDTQSESFLNVFSGKEVLPNTHPYAMCYAGHQFGNWAGQLGDGRAINLTEIEHNDQFYTLQLKGAGKTPYSRTADGLAVLRSSIREYLCSEAMFYLGTPTTRSLALLLSGDEVLRDMLYDGNPAYEKGAIVCRVAPSFIRFGSFEMLTARNELTNLKSFADYTIKYYYPEIKEEDDKKTYIQFFKAVADKTRKMILDWQRVGFVHGVMNTDNMSIHGLTIDFGPYGWLEDYDPNWTPNTTDRQHKRYRYGNQANVAKWNLFQLANALYPLINEAEGLESILESFSDLYDEEYKEMMLSKLGISTSKETDNKIISDLETNLQLSETDMTLFFRNLNKIKKEESAEQAFTCIQDAFYKPEEIKGAILTTWLQWFSDYLKRLSTEKISDDERVAILDTVNPKYVLRNYMAQLSIDAADEGDYSLVDELHQLLKKPYDEQPEFEKWFTKRPDWARDKAGCSMLSCSS; translated from the coding sequence ATGAAAAAATTAAATATACATAATCGGTTTACAGCCGAACTTCCTGAAGATCCACTAAACACCAATGAAACCAGGCAGGTTTTAAACACTTGTTTTTCTTATGTTAATCCTAGAATTCCTTCTGAGCCAAAATTAATCCACGCTTCTGAAGCAGTAGCTGAACTAATTGGACTTTTACCTGGAGACACTCAATCGGAATCATTTTTGAATGTTTTTTCTGGAAAAGAAGTATTACCTAATACACATCCTTATGCCATGTGTTATGCTGGACATCAATTTGGAAACTGGGCAGGGCAATTAGGAGACGGTAGAGCTATTAATTTAACTGAGATCGAACACAACGACCAGTTTTATACTTTGCAGTTAAAAGGGGCCGGAAAAACACCTTATTCTAGAACTGCAGATGGTTTGGCTGTGTTACGTTCTTCTATTCGTGAGTATTTATGTAGCGAAGCCATGTTTTACTTAGGAACTCCAACCACTCGCTCCCTTGCTTTATTATTATCTGGAGATGAAGTATTGCGTGATATGTTGTACGATGGCAATCCTGCTTATGAAAAAGGAGCTATTGTATGCCGTGTAGCCCCATCGTTTATTCGTTTTGGAAGTTTTGAGATGTTAACTGCTCGAAATGAACTTACAAATCTGAAATCTTTTGCTGATTATACGATAAAATATTATTATCCTGAAATAAAAGAAGAGGACGATAAAAAAACCTACATTCAGTTTTTTAAAGCTGTTGCTGATAAAACTCGTAAGATGATTCTGGATTGGCAACGCGTAGGTTTTGTTCATGGCGTGATGAATACCGATAACATGTCGATTCATGGACTTACAATTGATTTTGGACCTTACGGATGGCTAGAAGATTACGATCCTAATTGGACACCTAATACTACCGATAGACAACACAAAAGATATCGATACGGAAATCAAGCAAATGTTGCAAAATGGAATTTATTTCAATTAGCAAATGCATTGTATCCTTTGATTAATGAAGCCGAAGGTCTTGAAAGCATATTAGAATCTTTCTCTGATTTGTATGACGAAGAATACAAAGAAATGATGCTTAGCAAACTAGGAATTTCAACTTCTAAGGAAACTGATAATAAAATCATCTCTGATTTAGAGACTAATTTACAATTATCTGAAACAGATATGACCCTCTTTTTTAGAAATTTAAACAAAATAAAAAAAGAAGAGTCTGCGGAACAAGCATTTACATGTATTCAAGATGCTTTTTACAAACCTGAAGAAATTAAAGGCGCTATTTTAACTACCTGGTTACAATGGTTCTCCGATTATTTAAAACGTTTAAGCACAGAAAAAATCTCTGACGATGAACGAGTAGCGATTTTAGACACAGTAAATCCAAAATACGTTTTGCGTAATTATATGGCACAATTAAGCATTGATGCAGCCGATGAAGGCGATTACTCATTAGTTGATGAGTTGCATCAATTACTTAAGAAACCTTACGATGAGCAACCTGAATTTGAAAAATGGTTTACTAAACGACCTGATTGGGCAAGAGATAAAGCAGGTTGCTCTATGCTTTCTTGCAGTTCTTAA
- a CDS encoding YpdA family putative bacillithiol disulfide reductase, which produces MAVEQYDLIIVGGGPIGLACAIEAQKKGLKYLIIEKGAIVNSIFNYPLYMTFFSTAERLEIGNIPFNCLAPKPGRQEALEYYRNIHRYFEFNIHLFEKVTEVIKQENSLFKIATNKGSYEAKNVVIATGFYDIPIHMNVKGEELPQVRHYYKEAHEYAFRNVVVVGANNSSVDAALECWRKGAKVTMVIRKSEINDRVKYWVKPDIENRIAEGSIKAYFESNITEIREDEVIIDTPNGKVTIENDFVLALTGYKPDLTFLEKMGIQLSDDERKVPTYNPETMETNVAGLFLAGVVCGGMETHKWFIENSRIHASLILDCISSK; this is translated from the coding sequence ATGGCAGTTGAACAATATGATTTGATAATTGTAGGAGGAGGGCCAATAGGTTTAGCTTGTGCAATCGAAGCACAAAAGAAAGGATTAAAGTATCTAATTATTGAAAAAGGAGCAATTGTAAATAGTATTTTCAATTATCCGTTGTATATGACTTTCTTTTCTACAGCAGAAAGACTAGAAATAGGAAATATTCCTTTTAATTGCCTTGCACCAAAGCCAGGCCGACAAGAAGCATTAGAGTATTATCGCAATATTCACCGATATTTTGAATTCAATATTCATTTATTCGAAAAAGTAACAGAAGTTATCAAGCAAGAAAATTCACTTTTTAAAATAGCTACAAATAAAGGATCGTATGAAGCTAAAAATGTAGTTATTGCGACAGGTTTTTATGATATTCCGATTCATATGAATGTAAAAGGTGAGGAGTTGCCACAGGTACGCCATTATTACAAAGAAGCGCATGAATATGCTTTTAGAAATGTTGTGGTAGTTGGTGCTAACAATTCTTCTGTAGATGCAGCGCTAGAATGCTGGCGAAAAGGAGCTAAAGTAACAATGGTTATTCGCAAAAGCGAAATAAATGATCGAGTTAAATATTGGGTTAAACCAGATATTGAAAACAGAATAGCCGAAGGAAGTATAAAAGCTTATTTTGAATCAAATATCACCGAAATTAGAGAGGATGAAGTAATAATTGATACTCCAAACGGAAAGGTGACAATTGAAAATGATTTTGTTTTGGCGCTTACGGGTTATAAACCAGACTTAACGTTTCTTGAAAAAATGGGAATTCAATTATCTGATGATGAAAGAAAAGTGCCAACATACAATCCTGAAACAATGGAAACCAATGTAGCAGGATTGTTTTTGGCAGGTGTTGTTTGTGGCGGAATGGAAACTCATAAATGGTTTATAGAGAATTCTCGTATTCATGCCAGCTTAATATTAGATTGTATTTCTTCTAAATAA
- a CDS encoding CYTH domain-containing protein: MIEIERKFLVKTTDFKEQAYAQNRIAQGYLCSEPKRTVRIRIKGSKGYITIKGIGSESGMSRFEWENEIPIEEAQELLKLCEKGKIEKTRFEIKSGNHVFEVDEFYGENEGLIIAEIELESETEAFEKPDWLGEEVTNDPRYYNAYLSKNPFSEWKNK; the protein is encoded by the coding sequence ATGATCGAAATAGAAAGAAAGTTTTTAGTTAAAACAACCGATTTTAAAGAGCAAGCATACGCTCAAAATCGAATTGCACAGGGTTATTTATGTTCAGAGCCAAAACGTACAGTACGTATTCGTATTAAAGGATCAAAAGGCTATATCACAATAAAAGGAATAGGCAGTGAAAGCGGCATGTCACGGTTTGAATGGGAAAATGAAATTCCGATAGAAGAAGCACAAGAATTATTGAAATTATGTGAAAAAGGTAAAATCGAGAAAACCAGATTCGAAATAAAATCAGGAAACCATGTTTTTGAAGTAGATGAGTTTTATGGAGAAAATGAAGGACTGATAATTGCCGAAATAGAGTTAGAATCAGAAACTGAAGCATTTGAGAAACCAGATTGGTTAGGAGAAGAAGTAACCAATGACCCAAGGTATTATAATGCTTATTTAAGTAAGAATCCATTTTCAGAATGGAAAAATAAATAG